Proteins encoded by one window of Babylonia areolata isolate BAREFJ2019XMU chromosome 8, ASM4173473v1, whole genome shotgun sequence:
- the LOC143285098 gene encoding uncharacterized protein LOC143285098, with protein sequence MAKLLLFTLLGTVLLLSAAQASVLSPELNSNSVSTSTHKDQYATVDPLAASGDDDNIVDEGLVDLADEIADDNEIENELTEEEKKIGDHIEFPVNEMDDEELKLYLALEERIFLGQADEHVAFQILKEKRSLYTKKGGNLVRRKRIAPLVARVAFGVARSLASRFARSGITRSGTRVTRHYNGRGSFSDAVRDFNRMRPSNVRSFNGKISGQTGTLGRHRVTVRDGSKGNSRPTLEIRSHGGDLVRKFRYNN encoded by the exons ATGGCGAAACTCTTGCTGTTCACGTTGCTGGGAACAGTGCTGCTGTTGTCGGCAGCTCAGGCCTCCGTTCTCTCTCCAGAGTTGAACTCCAACTCCGTGTCAACTTCCACCCACAAAGACCAGTACGCTACTGTCGACCCCCTGGCTGCCTCTGGTGACGACGACAACATCGTTGATGAAGGCCTTGTGGACTTGGCGGATGAAATCGCTGACGATAACGAGATCGAGAACGAGCtgacggaggaggagaaaaagatcgGCGACCACATCGAGTTCCCTGTTAACGAGATGGACGATGAGGAGCTGAAGCTGTACCTGGCATTGGAGGAACGGATTTTCCTGGGCCAGGCCG ACGAGCACGTGGCCTTCCAGATCCTCAAGGAGAAGCGGTCCCTGTACACCAAGAAGGGCGGAAACCTTGTCCGCCGAAAGCGCATCGCCCCTCTGGTCGCGCGTGTCGCTTTCGGAGTGGCGCGGAGCCTGGCGAGCCGCTTCGCTCGCTCCGGAATCACGCGCAGCGGCACGCGCGTCACGCGCCACTACAACGGCCGAGGCAGCTTCAGCGACGCGGTGCGGGACTTCAACCGCATGAGGCCAAGCAACGTGCGCAGCTTTAACGGGAAGATCAGCGGGCAGACGGGCACGTTGGGCAGGCACCGGGTTACGGTGAGGGACGGGTCCAAGGGCAACAGCAGACCCACGCTGGAGATCCGCAGCCACGGCGGGGACCTGGTCAGAAAGTTCCGCTACAACaattaa